One segment of Macrotis lagotis isolate mMagLag1 chromosome 1, bilby.v1.9.chrom.fasta, whole genome shotgun sequence DNA contains the following:
- the UNC50 gene encoding protein unc-50 homolog isoform X2: protein MLPTTSMNSRLQGNGALNSRDAARHTAGAKRYKYLRRLFRFRQMDFEFAAWQMLYLFTSPQRVYRNFHYRKQTKDQWARDDPAFLVLLSIWLCVSTIGFGFVLDMGFFETIKLLLWVVFIDCVGVGLLISTLMWFISNKYLVKRQSRDYDVEWGYAFDVHLNAFYPLLVILHFIQLFFINYVIMTDTFIGYFVGNTLWLIAVGYYIYVTFLGYSALPFLKNTVILLYPFAPLILLYGLSLALGWNFTHTLCSFYKYRVK from the exons ATGTTACCTACCACGTCAATGAATTCCCGATTACAGGGGAATGGTGCTTTGAACTCCAGGGATGCAGCAAGGCACACAGCTGGAGCAAAACGCTACAAGTATCTTCGGAGGCTCTTCCGATTCAGGCAGATGGACTTTGAGTTTGCTGCCTGGCAGATGCTCTATCTTTTCACTTCCCCACAAAGAGTTTACAGAAACTTTCATTACCGAAAACAAACAAAGGATCAGTGGGCAAGAGATGATCCTGCCTTCTTGGTATTACTGAGTATCTGGCTCTGTG TGTCCACCATAGGATTTGGATTTGTCCTGGATATGGGATTTTTTGAAACCATAAAGCTTCTCCTTTGGGTTGTGTTTATAGACTGTGTAGGTGTTGGCCTTTTAATATCAACTCTGATGTG GTTTATCTCTAACAAGTACTTAGTGAAACGACAGAGCAGGGACTATGATGTGGAATGGGGATATGCCTTTGATGTTCATTTGAATGCTTTCTATCCACTACttgtcattttgcattttatccaGCTTTTTTTCATTAACT aTGTTATCATGACAGATACTTTTATTGGTTACTTTGTTGGAAATACATTGTGGTTGATTGCCGTTGGTTATTATATCTATGTAACATTCCTAGGATACAGTG CACTGCCGTTTTTGAAAAACACGGTAATTCTTTTGTATCCATTTGCACCTCTCATTCTACTCTACGGATTGTCGTTAGCACTGGGATGGAACTTCACTCACACACTGTGCTCTTTCTACAAGTATAGagtgaaataa
- the UNC50 gene encoding protein unc-50 homolog isoform X1: MAEGAEEGVGEEEAGRRDKLLPAGQPPPESRTPKALRQEAQRKWEKHVICLALGVTKTNYVAGRKGNRSRGGRLARLLNRGGGGDHGSGPRPQPGSRKMLPTTSMNSRLQGNGALNSRDAARHTAGAKRYKYLRRLFRFRQMDFEFAAWQMLYLFTSPQRVYRNFHYRKQTKDQWARDDPAFLVLLSIWLCVSTIGFGFVLDMGFFETIKLLLWVVFIDCVGVGLLISTLMWFISNKYLVKRQSRDYDVEWGYAFDVHLNAFYPLLVILHFIQLFFINYVIMTDTFIGYFVGNTLWLIAVGYYIYVTFLGYSALPFLKNTVILLYPFAPLILLYGLSLALGWNFTHTLCSFYKYRVK; the protein is encoded by the exons ATGGCGGAGGGGGCGGAGGAGGGCGTCGGGGAGGAAGAGGCAGGAAGGAGGGACAAGCTCCTTCCGGCGGGGCAGCCGCCGCCGGAATCCAGGACTCCGAAAGCGCTCCGGCAGGAAGCTCAGCGGAAGTGGGAGAAGCACGTGATCTGCCTCGCTCTGGGCGTGACCAAGACCAACTACGTCGCAGGAAGGAAGGGGAACCGGAGCCGGGGCGGGCGCCTGGCTCGGCTGCTGAACCGAGGTGGCGGGGGGGATCACGGATCCGGGCCGAGGCCCCAGCCGGGCTCCAG aaaGATGTTACCTACCACGTCAATGAATTCCCGATTACAGGGGAATGGTGCTTTGAACTCCAGGGATGCAGCAAGGCACACAGCTGGAGCAAAACGCTACAAGTATCTTCGGAGGCTCTTCCGATTCAGGCAGATGGACTTTGAGTTTGCTGCCTGGCAGATGCTCTATCTTTTCACTTCCCCACAAAGAGTTTACAGAAACTTTCATTACCGAAAACAAACAAAGGATCAGTGGGCAAGAGATGATCCTGCCTTCTTGGTATTACTGAGTATCTGGCTCTGTG TGTCCACCATAGGATTTGGATTTGTCCTGGATATGGGATTTTTTGAAACCATAAAGCTTCTCCTTTGGGTTGTGTTTATAGACTGTGTAGGTGTTGGCCTTTTAATATCAACTCTGATGTG GTTTATCTCTAACAAGTACTTAGTGAAACGACAGAGCAGGGACTATGATGTGGAATGGGGATATGCCTTTGATGTTCATTTGAATGCTTTCTATCCACTACttgtcattttgcattttatccaGCTTTTTTTCATTAACT aTGTTATCATGACAGATACTTTTATTGGTTACTTTGTTGGAAATACATTGTGGTTGATTGCCGTTGGTTATTATATCTATGTAACATTCCTAGGATACAGTG CACTGCCGTTTTTGAAAAACACGGTAATTCTTTTGTATCCATTTGCACCTCTCATTCTACTCTACGGATTGTCGTTAGCACTGGGATGGAACTTCACTCACACACTGTGCTCTTTCTACAAGTATAGagtgaaataa